In Geopsychrobacter electrodiphilus DSM 16401, a single window of DNA contains:
- a CDS encoding glycosyltransferase has product MKIAHLTECLTDNGVTTVIRNLTAGFREAGHQVDIITWRPSAIHDPGLLQIRLQGLGNTSSSFTSRLVKGLIGSRLWQYSRAKLFCSEFLAQVDFDTYDAVLIHGLACIPLWRLPASAIIVAHSTKSRMLLRSRQFVLKPILRFLYSRMYRSHPVICVSQGSRDDMLVNFGVDPQQVTAIYNPFPVEEIRRKSREPISDVPDVFVLAVGRPVKSKRFDRLMRVYKLSGIDAPLVVLVGSGKASKVDKLARRYGISEKVKVIGHRENPYPYMARARALILTSDYEGLPTVLIESLICGTAVVSSDCPSGPSEILVGNLARCLVPPTDEWRMAKVLKSVFDDEQSVCSLSFDEFSQKTAVLKYCELLRNLNE; this is encoded by the coding sequence ATGAAGATCGCTCATCTCACAGAATGTCTGACCGATAATGGCGTTACCACTGTCATCCGGAACCTGACTGCCGGTTTCCGCGAGGCGGGACACCAGGTTGACATTATCACCTGGAGACCTTCAGCCATCCATGACCCCGGATTGCTGCAAATCAGGCTTCAGGGGCTCGGTAATACCTCCAGCTCGTTTACCTCTCGTCTGGTCAAGGGCCTAATCGGCAGTCGATTGTGGCAGTATTCCCGTGCAAAATTATTTTGTAGCGAATTTCTGGCACAGGTCGATTTTGATACATATGATGCGGTTTTGATTCATGGGCTGGCATGCATCCCTCTTTGGCGTTTACCTGCCTCAGCCATTATTGTTGCACACAGTACTAAGTCCAGGATGCTGTTACGTTCGCGTCAGTTTGTGCTGAAGCCAATTTTACGTTTTCTCTACAGTCGAATGTATAGAAGTCACCCGGTGATCTGCGTGTCACAGGGCTCACGGGATGACATGCTTGTGAACTTTGGTGTTGATCCTCAACAGGTGACAGCCATTTATAATCCCTTCCCTGTCGAGGAGATCCGGCGAAAGTCCAGGGAGCCGATCAGTGATGTGCCAGATGTCTTCGTTTTGGCTGTTGGGCGACCGGTAAAATCAAAACGTTTTGATCGCTTGATGCGGGTCTATAAACTATCAGGAATAGACGCTCCATTAGTCGTTCTGGTCGGTAGTGGAAAGGCGAGTAAGGTAGATAAACTCGCGCGTCGTTATGGTATTTCCGAAAAGGTCAAGGTGATCGGACATCGAGAAAATCCCTACCCCTATATGGCCAGGGCGAGAGCCCTGATTCTGACCTCAGATTATGAAGGGCTGCCTACTGTATTGATTGAAAGTCTGATTTGTGGGACAGCGGTTGTGTCTTCAGATTGCCCTTCAGGCCCATCGGAAATTTTGGTCGGGAATTTGGCTCGTTGTCTGGTGCCGCCGACTGATGAGTGGCGGATGGCAAAAGTATTGAAGAGTGTTTTTGATGATGAGCAGAGCGTCTGTTCTTTAAGTTTTGACGAATTTTCCCAAAAAACAGCAGTACTTAAATATTGTGAACTTTTAAGGAATTTGAATGAATAA
- a CDS encoding glycosyltransferase family 9 protein, which translates to MEQTNRIMTQIPQHILEKPGARLLYMTPLALGDFLYQSGYLQQIQRQYPQLTIDIWFDDLRKRSKSWQQGRNRILGQWLEATDYIEQFYPIPETSVEREEAVARAQQRDYDAVFFLSKSRVDRYEKYARRICPKGFVAAVAASKNRLKRFLFGARPDLLLALERFSLADGAHVSELYSHFFQQVFNLKVQTVKPALEVPESWQQRISARFKAQRQQGCRLILINFLSTNPSHDLSLDAVMSLAGEMLVLQTQLAFVLCVPPHELEHTEKACAAVPDALAGRVLAFTAQEHFFELPALVEYCDFILSVDTSVMHFASALERPLVALMRTNNRQWRPLEASTTSVVYAMGTDWVKDIPQSSIVAACEAQGFFHHG; encoded by the coding sequence ATGGAACAGACAAACAGGATAATGACGCAGATTCCACAACACATTCTTGAGAAACCAGGGGCGCGGCTCCTGTATATGACACCGCTGGCGCTGGGAGATTTTCTTTACCAGTCCGGGTATCTGCAGCAGATCCAGCGACAATATCCCCAGTTGACGATCGATATCTGGTTTGATGACCTGCGCAAGCGCAGTAAGAGCTGGCAGCAGGGGCGCAACCGGATCCTTGGTCAGTGGCTGGAAGCGACAGACTATATCGAGCAGTTCTACCCGATTCCTGAAACATCCGTTGAGCGTGAGGAGGCGGTTGCAAGGGCGCAGCAGCGTGACTATGATGCGGTTTTTTTTCTCAGCAAATCGCGGGTCGACCGCTACGAAAAGTATGCCCGGCGGATCTGTCCTAAAGGGTTTGTTGCAGCAGTTGCCGCCTCTAAGAACCGGTTGAAGCGGTTTCTGTTCGGTGCTCGGCCCGATCTCTTGCTGGCGCTGGAGCGTTTCAGCCTCGCAGACGGCGCGCACGTTTCAGAGCTTTATTCCCATTTTTTCCAGCAGGTTTTTAACCTGAAAGTTCAAACGGTTAAGCCTGCTCTTGAAGTTCCCGAGAGCTGGCAACAGCGTATTTCTGCCCGGTTTAAGGCGCAGCGCCAGCAGGGGTGCCGATTGATTTTGATTAATTTTCTGTCGACCAATCCCAGTCATGACTTAAGCCTCGATGCCGTTATGTCCCTGGCTGGAGAAATGCTCGTACTTCAGACGCAGCTTGCGTTTGTGCTCTGTGTGCCTCCGCATGAACTTGAGCATACCGAGAAAGCTTGCGCTGCCGTACCTGATGCCCTTGCAGGCAGGGTGCTGGCATTTACCGCGCAGGAGCATTTTTTTGAGTTGCCGGCGTTGGTTGAATATTGTGATTTTATCCTCTCCGTCGACACCTCCGTAATGCATTTTGCCAGTGCTCTCGAGCGACCGCTGGTCGCCCTGATGCGCACGAATAATCGCCAGTGGCGACCCCTTGAAGCATCCACCACAAGTGTGGTCTACGCCATGGGGACAGATTGGGTCAAAGATATCCCCCAAAGTTCGATTGTCGCGGCATGTGAAGCACAGGGATTTTTCCATCATGGCTGA
- a CDS encoding O-antigen ligase family protein — translation MNKLDGIYKGDVGDMVFPDIYLNIFMFLWGCLIFIFNDLYNAMPLILFFVSLFLISRNKIVFSNKNLLYLNLSFSIYLIPIVISIILGYSRLSYLDWPSRFLLFVPIGYFLSTYSFKKENLLSGFLTGSFIIMSGLLWKWFHGDTRPMYWAHWNILSEVSVGVFCYCFIFYDKQSSRVSKCLAVACQLVSLVIVLVSGSRGSLLSLLVIVIAFFTIHYYLFRRKKVIAFFLVTVLVALSLTAVFSDSMKNRIVEGYSNAMAYASGEHQQTSVGYRFELWKASFIMIKEKPLFGYGNVGAYERLQELIKEGRVLSFIKDRQHHHSDYIETLVTRGIFGLFTLLLIYFVPLVLFFKSLKSSPFLSTSAILFVLSYMVCGIAEVPLRNGFSLIFYFMMTTIFVAQIYRSEAASS, via the coding sequence ATGAATAAGTTGGATGGAATATATAAAGGCGATGTCGGAGATATGGTATTCCCTGATATTTATTTAAATATATTTATGTTTTTATGGGGTTGTTTGATATTTATATTTAACGATTTATATAATGCTATGCCATTAATTTTATTTTTTGTTAGTTTATTCTTAATATCTAGAAATAAAATTGTTTTTTCAAATAAAAACTTACTGTATCTTAACTTATCTTTTTCAATATACCTAATACCAATAGTTATAAGCATAATTTTAGGATATTCAAGGCTTAGCTACTTAGATTGGCCGTCTAGATTTTTATTGTTTGTTCCTATTGGATATTTTTTAAGTACATATTCATTCAAGAAGGAAAATTTACTCTCTGGTTTTTTAACAGGATCATTTATTATTATGTCTGGACTTCTTTGGAAATGGTTCCATGGGGATACCAGACCAATGTATTGGGCCCACTGGAACATTCTATCGGAAGTCTCTGTTGGAGTGTTTTGTTATTGTTTTATCTTTTATGACAAACAGTCCTCCAGGGTTAGCAAGTGTCTGGCGGTTGCGTGTCAACTTGTCAGTTTGGTGATTGTTCTGGTTTCCGGGTCTAGAGGTTCACTCCTCTCCTTATTGGTTATCGTAATTGCTTTTTTTACTATTCACTATTACCTGTTTAGAAGAAAGAAAGTTATCGCCTTTTTTCTGGTAACAGTATTGGTCGCCCTGAGTTTAACCGCAGTTTTTAGTGATAGTATGAAAAACCGAATCGTTGAAGGCTACAGTAATGCCATGGCCTATGCGAGCGGTGAGCATCAACAGACATCTGTCGGTTACCGATTTGAACTTTGGAAGGCCTCTTTTATAATGATCAAGGAAAAGCCCCTTTTTGGGTATGGAAATGTTGGGGCTTACGAGAGACTGCAGGAGCTTATTAAAGAGGGGCGAGTTTTAAGCTTTATTAAAGACCGGCAGCATCACCACTCAGATTATATTGAAACTTTAGTCACAAGAGGAATATTTGGTCTTTTTACTTTATTGCTAATTTATTTTGTCCCGTTGGTATTGTTTTTTAAGTCATTAAAGTCATCACCTTTTTTGTCGACGTCAGCCATTCTGTTTGTTCTAAGTTATATGGTTTGCGGTATTGCTGAAGTTCCACTAAGAAACGGTTTTTCGCTTATTTTTTATTTTATGATGACCACAATATTTGTCGCTCAAATTTATCGTTCCGAGGCTGCCAGTTCATGA
- a CDS encoding 3-deoxy-D-manno-octulosonic acid kinase, which yields MSVEIRKEEKDRSIILFDAGIVKDSIENLWQVADELFPTARLIRGKPCFFEFDGTAYNFRHFRRGGMVETLFQDRYLGRGTKFNRAFTEFRLLVWMRAQGLPVPQPVAARVKPGTLFYRADLLTLRIAGAVSLAELLPDLPLGAAQWQRLGSVIANFHCAGIYHADLNAGNILLDAEGRFSLIDFDRCRRRSAGSWTTHNLKRLLRSFTKLKNKASGKFNFSAVDWLLLQQGYDRARTITHGTDKQDNDADSTTHS from the coding sequence TTGTCGGTAGAAATCCGCAAGGAAGAAAAAGATCGTTCGATTATCCTGTTTGATGCCGGGATCGTCAAGGATTCAATCGAGAACCTCTGGCAGGTGGCGGATGAGCTATTTCCAACAGCGCGGTTGATTCGCGGGAAACCCTGCTTTTTTGAATTCGATGGAACGGCTTACAACTTTCGCCACTTTCGTCGCGGGGGGATGGTCGAGACGTTATTTCAGGACCGCTACCTCGGTCGCGGCACCAAATTCAACCGGGCTTTCACAGAGTTTCGATTGCTGGTCTGGATGCGCGCCCAGGGACTACCGGTGCCGCAACCGGTGGCGGCGCGGGTGAAACCGGGCACGCTCTTTTATCGGGCGGATCTTTTGACCCTGAGGATCGCGGGGGCTGTTTCGCTGGCTGAACTTTTGCCGGATTTGCCACTTGGGGCCGCACAATGGCAGCGACTCGGAAGCGTCATCGCGAATTTTCATTGTGCCGGAATCTATCACGCCGATCTGAATGCCGGGAATATCCTGCTGGATGCAGAAGGCCGTTTTTCCCTCATCGATTTCGATCGTTGTCGCAGGCGTTCTGCCGGGTCGTGGACCACCCATAACCTGAAGCGTTTGCTGCGCTCCTTCACTAAACTCAAAAATAAGGCATCCGGCAAATTCAACTTTTCAGCTGTGGACTGGCTCCTTTTACAGCAGGGGTATGACAGGGCACGGACCATAACCCATGGAACAGACAAACAGGATAATGACGCAGATTCCACAACACATTCTTGA
- a CDS encoding glycosyltransferase family 4 protein, with product MIIVHLNFAPAYGGGEVQTLNLISWLAEHQIEQCVLARKNSPFAKKVSEELPHIPLLSLPRLFFQLLLRKKKNLVFHAHDGRSLHYAALLKMIFGFRAVATRRVDKGLPSHRLSLLSYRNIDRLVAISTQIEKRLEDDLGSDRCVRIPDSFSDFSHENKAVAEIRERFPGKKLIGQIGSLYTIKGHTFTIQVARKLALERPDLQFVILGEGGERSRLEQQATGLSNLTFIGFVQDVGNWLAALEVLVHPSLREGLGSILLEAQQLGVPVIASDVGGIPDVVIDGETGLLVPAGDSLALQEAILRLVDNQVLRTHLITGAKKRLTKFSPETVGKAYLTLYQGLVDES from the coding sequence ATGATTATTGTTCATCTTAACTTCGCTCCCGCCTATGGTGGGGGTGAAGTGCAGACATTGAACCTTATTTCCTGGTTGGCTGAACATCAGATTGAACAGTGCGTATTGGCGCGCAAAAATAGTCCGTTTGCAAAAAAGGTATCTGAGGAATTGCCCCATATCCCACTTTTATCTTTGCCCCGGCTTTTTTTTCAACTGCTGCTGAGGAAAAAAAAGAATCTTGTTTTCCACGCCCATGATGGCCGCAGCTTGCACTATGCCGCTCTCCTGAAAATGATTTTTGGCTTCAGGGCTGTTGCTACCCGCCGGGTCGACAAGGGGTTGCCTTCGCATCGACTGTCGCTTCTAAGCTACCGCAATATTGATCGTTTAGTTGCCATCAGCACCCAGATTGAGAAACGGCTTGAAGATGATCTTGGTTCAGATAGATGCGTCAGAATCCCAGATAGTTTTTCTGATTTTTCACATGAAAATAAAGCTGTTGCCGAGATCCGGGAGCGTTTTCCCGGAAAAAAACTGATCGGCCAGATTGGCAGTCTTTATACGATCAAGGGACATACTTTTACTATCCAAGTGGCCAGGAAACTGGCTTTGGAGAGACCTGACCTTCAGTTTGTTATTTTAGGGGAAGGGGGCGAGCGCTCGCGTCTGGAGCAGCAGGCCACCGGCTTGAGTAATCTGACGTTTATCGGATTTGTGCAGGATGTCGGCAACTGGTTGGCCGCTCTTGAAGTGCTTGTTCATCCATCACTGCGGGAAGGCTTAGGATCTATTCTGCTTGAGGCCCAGCAACTGGGGGTGCCGGTTATCGCTTCGGATGTCGGGGGTATCCCGGATGTGGTCATTGATGGAGAGACCGGACTCTTGGTGCCTGCAGGAGATAGCCTTGCGCTGCAGGAGGCGATTTTAAGGCTGGTGGACAATCAGGTGTTGCGTACTCATCTGATTACTGGAGCTAAGAAGCGCTTGACAAAGTTCTCGCCTGAAACCGTTGGAAAAGCTTACCTCACCCTATATCAAGGACTGGTAGACGAATCTTGA
- a CDS encoding 3-deoxy-D-manno-octulosonic acid transferase, with amino-acid sequence MRLLYDILTVMVALVLLPYGILKGLPYGLAVRGTLERFAHYPRSVKKLLREKRVILIHAVSVGEVLAAVPLIRKLKSEHPQHFLVLSTTTFTGRHVAAQIEEIGLLVFFPLDLGLIMRRFMRRLHPELVLIVETELWPNFLRLIRRRNIPLLLVNGRISKRSFSRYRRVRFLVRPMLKAFTAFCMQDNICARRIKALGAAEKRVLVTGNVKFDVASNLSEHAAAPELQKILAPGGYVWVGGSTRTGENEILLDCHRQLLERGIPSFLVLAPRHPRRFDAVADLLNKSNVAFVRRSEWLLSPPPLGYSVLLLDTMGELDQVYELAEVVFVGGSLVPLGGHNLLEPARSGKPVLHGPHMANFMEIAKLLKEAGASQRVDNPEDLLLQLELLYADPALRTKMGSNGRMMIEKNAGATLKTLEQIRPLLRSPDEQAGKSA; translated from the coding sequence GTGAGACTGCTGTATGACATATTAACTGTGATGGTCGCTCTTGTTCTGCTGCCTTATGGAATTTTAAAGGGATTACCCTACGGGTTGGCGGTTCGAGGGACGCTGGAGCGTTTTGCTCATTATCCGCGTTCCGTCAAAAAACTCTTGCGTGAGAAACGAGTTATTCTGATCCATGCCGTGTCGGTCGGCGAAGTCCTTGCGGCGGTCCCTCTGATTCGTAAGTTGAAGAGTGAACATCCACAACATTTTTTGGTTCTCTCCACCACCACCTTTACCGGACGACATGTTGCAGCGCAGATTGAGGAGATCGGCCTGCTGGTTTTTTTTCCCCTCGACCTCGGCCTGATTATGCGAAGGTTTATGCGGCGCTTGCACCCGGAACTCGTGCTGATCGTCGAGACCGAGCTCTGGCCTAATTTCTTACGCTTGATCAGGCGGCGTAATATCCCATTGCTGCTCGTGAACGGCCGGATCTCAAAACGCTCTTTTTCGCGCTATCGCCGCGTTCGGTTTTTGGTTCGTCCTATGTTGAAGGCCTTCACGGCGTTCTGCATGCAGGATAATATTTGTGCGCGCCGGATTAAAGCCCTGGGGGCTGCAGAGAAGCGTGTGCTGGTTACGGGAAACGTCAAGTTTGATGTCGCAAGCAATTTGAGTGAACATGCAGCGGCACCCGAATTACAAAAGATTCTTGCGCCCGGTGGATATGTCTGGGTGGGTGGTTCGACGCGTACCGGTGAAAATGAGATCCTTCTAGACTGTCATCGTCAGCTTCTGGAGCGCGGGATTCCCAGTTTTTTGGTTCTGGCCCCCCGGCATCCACGACGGTTCGATGCTGTTGCCGATCTCCTGAACAAATCAAATGTTGCTTTTGTCCGTCGCTCCGAATGGCTTTTATCTCCCCCGCCCCTCGGCTATTCTGTCCTGCTTCTCGATACCATGGGAGAACTTGATCAGGTCTACGAACTCGCCGAGGTGGTCTTTGTCGGTGGGAGTCTCGTTCCCCTGGGGGGGCACAACCTGCTCGAACCCGCCCGAAGCGGCAAGCCAGTACTTCACGGTCCGCACATGGCAAACTTTATGGAAATTGCCAAGCTCCTTAAAGAGGCCGGGGCATCGCAACGGGTTGATAATCCGGAAGATCTTTTACTGCAGCTTGAACTGTTGTATGCAGACCCCGCCTTGCGCACTAAAATGGGGAGCAACGGGCGAATGATGATTGAAAAAAATGCCGGTGCCACACTCAAGACCCTGGAGCAGATTCGCCCCTTATTGCGGAGTCCGGATGAACAAGCTGGAAAATCTGCATAG
- a CDS encoding glycosyltransferase family 9 protein, which produces MIFPLTTPPERICLLRLSAIGDVTHMLPTLRTLQAAWPEARITWIIGKIEAQLVADIDGVEFIIFDKAMGTKAFFELRKKLHGQKFDLLLNMQVSPRAALVSRLINSPVRLGFDSRRGKFLHNLACNYSIPYTANQHVLDSFLSFTGYLGIDPPTLRWDIPIPTEAIESTRQLLGAVDQYLVINPCSSNRARNWRNWSYQHYAAVIDHAAANFGITTVLTGGPNQQEINYAEQIITTAEATPLNLVGKTSLKQLAALCQGAQAMISPDTGPAHIANAVGTPVIGLYASSNPDRTGPYSHRDLTVNCYPEALKRELGKAVSEVKWGQRVRNPQVMERIKVGDVIKRIEQVLKAENQDSSTSP; this is translated from the coding sequence ATGATTTTCCCTTTGACTACGCCACCAGAACGGATCTGCCTGCTGCGCCTTTCGGCGATCGGCGATGTCACGCATATGCTCCCGACCCTGCGTACCCTGCAAGCGGCCTGGCCCGAAGCACGCATCACCTGGATCATCGGCAAGATCGAGGCCCAACTGGTCGCCGACATCGACGGCGTGGAGTTTATCATTTTTGACAAGGCGATGGGAACAAAAGCCTTTTTCGAGCTGCGCAAAAAATTACACGGTCAAAAATTCGACCTGCTGCTCAACATGCAGGTCTCACCGCGCGCTGCCCTGGTGAGTCGACTGATAAATAGCCCCGTGCGGCTCGGCTTCGATTCCAGACGCGGGAAATTTTTGCACAATCTGGCCTGCAACTACAGCATCCCGTATACCGCAAATCAGCACGTTCTGGACAGCTTCCTGTCCTTCACTGGATATTTGGGCATTGACCCACCAACCCTGCGTTGGGACATCCCGATTCCGACGGAGGCTATCGAATCGACCCGTCAACTCCTCGGCGCAGTCGACCAGTACCTGGTGATCAACCCCTGCTCCAGCAACCGTGCGCGCAACTGGCGCAACTGGAGTTACCAGCACTACGCCGCGGTCATCGACCATGCTGCTGCAAACTTCGGTATTACAACGGTCCTGACCGGCGGTCCGAATCAACAGGAAATCAACTATGCAGAGCAGATCATAACAACCGCTGAAGCGACACCGCTGAACCTGGTGGGGAAAACCAGCCTCAAGCAGCTAGCCGCCCTGTGCCAGGGCGCTCAAGCGATGATCTCCCCCGACACCGGTCCAGCGCATATCGCCAATGCCGTCGGTACCCCGGTCATCGGACTCTACGCCAGCTCCAATCCAGACCGCACCGGCCCCTACTCTCATCGCGACCTGACGGTGAATTGCTATCCGGAGGCACTAAAAAGGGAACTCGGCAAAGCCGTTTCAGAAGTCAAATGGGGTCAACGGGTGAGGAATCCACAGGTGATGGAGAGGATAAAAGTCGGTGATGTCATCAAGAGAATTGAGCAGGTCTTAAAAGCAGAAAATCAAGATTCGTCTACCAGTCCTTGA
- the lpxK gene encoding tetraacyldisaccharide 4'-kinase — translation MNKLENLHSRLTGQGPEGIFEQGLFYLLRILARIYVLVVWLRGLTFNLGLRKIYHSRLPVIAVGNLAVGGTGKTPMVDLLIRYLQRQGLRVAVVSRGYRGKYAGGAGIVSLGEGLLLSAEEAGDEPCLLAHRNPKAIVLVAARRKLALEYIDLHECADLIILDDAFQHRQVARDLNLVLLDAKQPFGNQFLLPAGILRERQSALARADLICLTGAEGEYSIPLANKPVMRMRSTLSDIARSLTGETQTLKAFSGMKVVAFAGIGRPERFFSALGQAGISTLAELALGDHVLYDQQLLERINASAIDAEILLTTEKDAVKLVADNFDLPCYAVGLEVYLDPGHTLYDQLDLLLQKDKTMPLSAELLEILACPKCKGQVTLQSVDASEVIACAVCRLAYPVRDGIPVMLIDEAIALED, via the coding sequence ATGAACAAGCTGGAAAATCTGCATAGTCGTTTGACCGGCCAGGGCCCTGAAGGGATTTTTGAACAGGGTTTGTTCTATCTTCTGCGCATACTTGCCAGGATTTATGTGCTGGTCGTTTGGTTAAGAGGGCTGACGTTCAACCTGGGTCTGCGCAAAATATATCATAGTCGCCTGCCGGTCATCGCGGTCGGTAACCTGGCAGTTGGCGGAACCGGAAAAACCCCGATGGTGGATCTGTTGATCCGTTATCTGCAGCGCCAGGGGTTGCGGGTCGCCGTTGTCAGTCGCGGATATCGGGGAAAATATGCTGGTGGCGCAGGAATTGTTTCTCTCGGGGAGGGTCTTTTGCTCTCGGCTGAAGAAGCAGGGGATGAGCCTTGTCTGCTGGCTCATCGCAATCCCAAGGCGATCGTGCTGGTTGCAGCCAGACGGAAGCTTGCCCTTGAATACATTGATCTCCATGAATGTGCCGACCTGATTATTCTTGATGATGCCTTTCAGCATCGACAGGTTGCACGGGACTTGAACCTTGTCCTGCTTGACGCAAAACAACCCTTCGGCAACCAATTCCTGCTCCCTGCCGGAATCTTGCGGGAGCGGCAGTCGGCGCTTGCACGCGCGGATTTGATCTGTCTGACTGGCGCTGAAGGTGAATATTCGATCCCCCTTGCGAACAAACCTGTGATGCGGATGCGTTCAACCCTCTCGGATATCGCTCGTTCGCTCACCGGTGAAACGCAAACACTAAAAGCATTTTCCGGGATGAAAGTCGTTGCCTTTGCCGGGATTGGCAGACCTGAAAGATTTTTTTCAGCACTTGGACAGGCAGGCATCTCAACCCTGGCTGAACTCGCTTTAGGTGACCATGTTCTTTATGACCAGCAATTGCTTGAGCGGATTAATGCTTCGGCAATTGATGCTGAAATTCTTCTGACAACCGAAAAAGACGCCGTTAAGCTGGTTGCGGATAATTTCGATCTTCCCTGCTATGCGGTCGGACTGGAAGTTTATCTTGACCCGGGTCACACCCTTTATGACCAACTGGACCTATTGCTGCAAAAGGACAAAACCATGCCCCTTTCCGCTGAATTGCTCGAAATCCTCGCCTGTCCTAAGTGCAAGGGGCAGGTGACTCTTCAATCCGTCGACGCTTCGGAAGTTATTGCCTGTGCTGTCTGCCGACTTGCTTACCCGGTGCGCGACGGCATTCCGGTCATGCTGATCGATGAGGCGATTGCGCTGGAGGATTAA
- the waaF gene encoding lipopolysaccharide heptosyltransferase II, producing MARLEPLAGNPCIRKIMVRVTNWVGDAVMGTVEMMALRSSFPDAEIVIVANPLVAELFSDHPACDRVLIHDRKGLHRGVFGHMKMVLALRREQFDLAVLLQKAAGAALLAFLARIPRRMGFSSDGRKLLMTHTIPFDREIWAMHRVQQYRALFAAFGIDGGDGRLCLGVTPGEQGWAEGQLGGGNWLAINPGAAFGSAKRWVPERFAAVADRLCQQYGFSVVLTGGPAEIEIGLAIEQAMSHKPQNLIAKTSVRQLVAVIDRCGLMVSNDSGPMHVAAALGTPVVAIFGPTDHTKTHPWCDHYRVVRHPVDCAPCMLKVCPIDHPCMEGVTTEMVVEAACALLDVERGQ from the coding sequence ATGGCTCGTCTTGAACCCCTCGCGGGGAACCCGTGCATCCGTAAAATTATGGTGCGTGTCACCAATTGGGTCGGGGACGCGGTCATGGGGACCGTCGAGATGATGGCCTTGCGCAGCAGTTTTCCTGACGCCGAAATTGTGATCGTAGCTAACCCGCTGGTTGCTGAGCTCTTCAGCGACCATCCCGCTTGCGACAGGGTGTTGATTCACGATCGCAAGGGACTCCACCGGGGGGTCTTTGGCCACATGAAGATGGTTTTGGCGCTGCGGCGCGAGCAGTTTGATCTTGCAGTTCTGTTGCAGAAGGCCGCGGGAGCCGCTCTTCTTGCGTTTCTGGCGAGAATTCCGCGGCGCATGGGTTTTTCCAGCGATGGACGTAAGTTGTTGATGACACATACAATTCCTTTTGATCGTGAGATCTGGGCTATGCACCGGGTGCAGCAGTATCGGGCACTCTTTGCCGCCTTCGGGATTGACGGAGGTGATGGCCGCCTCTGTCTTGGTGTTACGCCAGGCGAGCAGGGATGGGCAGAGGGGCAGTTAGGGGGGGGCAACTGGCTGGCCATAAATCCGGGCGCGGCTTTCGGTTCGGCAAAGCGTTGGGTTCCTGAGCGTTTTGCCGCGGTCGCAGATCGACTGTGCCAGCAGTATGGCTTTTCGGTGGTGCTGACCGGAGGGCCGGCGGAAATCGAAATCGGGTTGGCGATTGAGCAGGCGATGAGCCATAAACCGCAGAACCTGATCGCTAAAACCAGCGTCCGCCAGCTTGTTGCGGTTATCGATCGCTGTGGTTTGATGGTCAGTAATGATTCCGGCCCGATGCATGTCGCTGCGGCACTTGGTACGCCAGTGGTTGCCATCTTTGGGCCGACCGACCACACCAAAACCCACCCCTGGTGTGACCATTATCGTGTTGTCAGACATCCCGTCGATTGTGCACCCTGTATGCTCAAGGTTTGTCCCATCGATCACCCCTGTATGGAGGGAGTTACGACGGAGATGGTGGTCGAGGCGGCTTGCGCTCTGCTTGATGTCGAGCGCGGGCAGTGA